From the genome of Clostridium sp. BNL1100, one region includes:
- a CDS encoding glycosyltransferase family 4 protein — protein MKILMLSWEYPPRIIGGISRVVHDLAHKLGHCGNQVHVVTCWEEGTPDFEIESNVTVHRVHVSEVSTTNFIEWVLQLNFAMLESAVRLLRESKFDIIHAHDWLVAYAAKVLKNSFSIPLVSTIHATEFGRNNGIYSDMQKAINDVEVMLSEESGKLVVNSKYMKEEIKSIFNITGDKISVISNGIELGKFDNIECDSEFRNNYAAPNEKIVFFVGRLVSEKGVHVLLNAIPKIIRSYNDVKFVIAGKGPCLNSLIEQSRNLKIQNRVYFTGFVGEEVLQKLYKCSDIAVFPSTYEPFGIVALEGMVAGIPVVVSDTGGLREIVDHRVNGMKFYSGNSNSLADCILELLCDDNLAKQISINALENVHRLYNWNRITEQILHEYNYVISQYNSSNRD, from the coding sequence ATGAAAATATTAATGCTTTCATGGGAATACCCGCCAAGGATAATCGGAGGTATTTCAAGAGTAGTGCATGATTTGGCACATAAGTTAGGTCATTGCGGTAATCAGGTTCACGTTGTTACGTGCTGGGAAGAAGGTACCCCGGATTTTGAAATTGAAAGTAATGTAACTGTACATAGAGTCCATGTCAGTGAGGTTTCTACAACAAACTTTATAGAATGGGTTTTGCAGCTGAACTTCGCAATGCTTGAATCAGCAGTCAGGCTTTTACGGGAAAGCAAATTTGACATTATTCATGCGCATGACTGGCTTGTTGCTTATGCAGCAAAAGTTTTAAAAAACTCCTTTTCAATTCCGTTGGTTTCGACCATTCATGCAACAGAATTTGGTAGAAACAACGGAATTTACTCTGATATGCAAAAAGCAATCAACGATGTTGAAGTAATGCTTTCTGAAGAATCGGGAAAATTAGTAGTAAATAGTAAATATATGAAAGAAGAAATTAAATCTATATTTAATATAACTGGGGACAAAATAAGTGTAATAAGTAATGGAATCGAGCTGGGCAAATTCGATAACATAGAATGTGATAGTGAATTCAGAAATAATTATGCTGCCCCTAATGAAAAAATAGTATTTTTTGTGGGAAGACTTGTAAGTGAAAAGGGAGTGCATGTGCTATTAAATGCAATACCTAAAATTATAAGAAGTTATAATGATGTTAAGTTTGTAATTGCGGGCAAAGGACCGTGTTTAAATAGTTTAATTGAACAAAGCCGTAATCTTAAAATTCAAAACAGAGTTTATTTTACCGGTTTTGTAGGTGAGGAGGTTTTACAGAAGTTATACAAATGTTCAGATATTGCAGTTTTTCCAAGTACCTATGAACCTTTTGGAATTGTAGCACTTGAAGGAATGGTTGCAGGCATTCCAGTAGTGGTATCGGATACCGGAGGGTTAAGGGAAATAGTGGATCACAGGGTGAACGGAATGAAATTTTACAGCGGAAATTCCAATTCTCTGGCAGACTGTATCCTTGAACTGCTTTGTGATGATAATTTAGCAAAACAGATTAGTATTAATGCATTGGAAAATGTACATAGGCTTTATAATTGGAATAGAATAACGGAGCAAATTTTACATGAATATAACTATGTTATTTCTCAATATAACAGCTCAAATAGGGATTGA